The sequence below is a genomic window from Colias croceus chromosome 11, ilColCroc2.1.
TCGTCGTCACTATAATCGTCGATGATCTGCGATTGCACGTTGGGCCTTCTGCCTCTAAGAACTAAAACGGGTGACTGGCAACTGCACACGGCTCCCAACTTTCTGACAAGAAGCGGGTTGAAATCGTTAATCTTGGTCACGACCGCTACTTTCGGTTTCGTTCTGCGCTGAGGGGCGCGGGCTGATGTAACTTCGATGAGTTCTTGTCTAATTGGTACGTATGTGGATGTGACGCCGGCCGTGCTCGATACATCAATAGGTGCAGATGTAGAGTATGTAGCGGGCGAAATCAATCCAGCGTCAGGTCCGACCGTACCGAAACCTAATAGATTAGACTTTGCGGTTTCTACTACGATGTTTTGCTTTCTACCGTATGAGGGCGTCGACGATACGGTTACGGTGTTTTCTGTGCTTTGGTATGGGTTGTATTTAATTTGTGAGGACTCAGAATTGtagttgaaaatattttgtttttgaccTTCGTCTGGAGGCAAGTATTCCGGTGCTTGATATGAAGTGCTCTCTACATATACTGGCGCTTCGGTTGTCGTTGTCACCGGTCTAAAGTATTTCGGCCGTGATCTTCTAGGTGCTGGAGTCACTTCGACGACCTTAGGAGTAGCAGTTGACGATACTTCATTGCGCACGAAATAAGTTCCCTCGGTGGAGACGGTCGGTCGCGCGGTGCTGAAGGTAGTAACAAGCCCGGCATCCGGTCCGACTGCGCCGAAACCTAATAATTGAGACTTTGCAGTCTCTAcgacaatattttgttttcttgtTACGGGTGCGGCTGTTGTCGAAACCGGTACTTCTGATGAAACCGAATAGCTCTGCTGGTAATCGAAACCTTCTGATTGTGATCCGGTGTTATagttgtaattattgtaagttACGCGAGATTGTTGCGTAGGAGGTAAGTATTCTAATGTAGCGACCTTTTCAGTGCGTGGTGGTAAGTATTCAGGCGCAGTGTATCCTTCAGTAGACGGCGGCAAGTATTCCCTAACGGTGGTGGAGTATGTACGCGGTCTGTACGTCGAAGTAACCACTGGAGCAGATGTTGAAACTACAGGTGGCAGATACTCCTCAGCTTTGTATGCGACTTGTATTTCAGGTGATTCATATCTAGTTTGTTTGAACTGTGTATTTGGTACGGATGAGAAATGTACTGATTCTACTCTATTGGGTATGTCAACGGAGGCTTGGCTCACTGTTTGTCTTTGTTCATGCAGAGGAGCAGCGGTAGACGAAACTCTGTAGTATTCTTGACCTCTTTGGTCGTTATAATCTGATTTAAACGTGGAGATTTGTTTAGGTACTTCGTATTCTGAGTAATGAGCTTCATACACGAGGTTGGCTGGAGTCGTCGAAACGAAAACTGCTCTATTACCATTGTTTTCGGAATTAGCAGATCCTTGTGAAAGGTGGAATACTTGATGAGATACGAGACTTGCGTCAGAGTAAGCGGGAGCATTGGATACTTCCACATTCCGCTGTATCTCCGGCTGGTCATATGAATATCCTTGATTGTATCGCACATTTTGTGTGAATGATTGTTGTCCTGTTTGATATTCAATCGGTTGTTTTACttcttctttaatattttgcgTGTATTTTAAAAGGGGATTTTCGAATACAGTTACTGCAGGTTTTTGGTAACTCAATTCAACTCGGGGTTGTTCTACTCTGTGTACAGTCTGTTGACCGAACGACTGTGGTCGTTCAGTGGACAAAACGACAGGAGCAACTGTTGACACTGGTCTCGTCTCTTTGAAAGTTATCGAAGGTTGTGAGTACTCATATCCTGATTCATAGTTTGCTTGGCCGTTCTGTTCGTATGCCTGTGTTTGATAAGTCGAAGCGGTTGTTTGAGCTGTCGATTGATACTGGTAGTTGTTTCGGGAAGAACCTCTATTGATAGTTTGTTGGCTGTAGGCTTGAGGTCTTTCGGTAGATACGACGATCGGTGCCGCTGTTGATACAGTTTCTGTGAAAACAACAGCCGGTTGTGAATATTCATATCCAGATTCACTCTGTTGATTATATTCCTGTGCTTGGTATGCGTCATCAGGTTGAACGGCGACTACTTGTTGCGCTGGAGATTTGTACTCGTATCCCGAACCAAAGTTAGTTCTGTGAATGGTTTGTTGGCTGTAGGCTTGCGGCCTTTCAGTTGAGACGACAACGGGCGCGACAGTTGAAACTGTACCGGTAACTGAGGGCTGAGAGTATTCATAACCAGATTCGTAATTTCCTTGCGAATTCTGTGTATTGTATACTTGATAAGTCGATGCAGTGGGTTGCACTGATACAATAGGCTGAGCGGTGGATTGGTAGCGATATCCAGTTCCTCTATTAAGATTGTGTTGTCTGAAAACTTGTGGGACATATGTTTGTTGGAATGTAATCGGCGTGGCTTTAACTGTGTATTTCAATAATGGATTTTCGTAAACAGTTTTCGCCGTTGAGACAGATGGAGCGGCGGTAGTCGAATAAGTGTATGTAGATGGAGTTGAGTACTGAACTACTCTCTGTGTTTCGTACTGAACGCTCGGTTGTCTGTATTCGTATCCGCTTGATTGAGACACGCTAACACTTGGGCGTGTGTACTCGTAGCCTGACTGactttgtaaattatttacgtTATTCGCATCTACTGTGTGTATGGTTTTCTGTCCAAATTGGGATTGGGTTTCTACAGATGCACTTGATTGAGGTGTAGAAGTttcataaacggctgtattgGTATACCTTTCACCGTTATCTGCAGATTGCGTGTAAACATTACCAGATTCGACTTTATGAATTGTTTGTTGACTAAACGATTGAGCTGTCGGCTGTTCATAAGAAACTGGTTCTCCCGTTGTGTACGCTACTATTTTCTTAAATGGCTCTTCAGTAACTGGAGTAGCGGAAGAGTAATCAAAGCTAGATTGATCGTGGAATGTTTGTTGGTTGTGTGAAAAGCTTTGTGGCCTCTGTTTTGTGACTGTAACTGTCGCGGGTGTAGAATAGGAAATGCCGTCTTCAAAACTGACGCTGGGTCTCGAATAATCGTATCCAGTTGATGCCGATTTTGTTGTACCAGTGTTAAATGTGGAATAACCTGTATTTTGATAGCTGCTTTCTTTGTAACCATTAACGGTAACACTAGGTGTAACAGAAACAACTGTTGGCTGAACGTAAGTAACGGCGGGTTGTGTGTATCCGAATATCTGTTTGATGCTAGTTCTTGGAGCTTCAGGGACATACGTAGTTTTGTAAGTAGGGGGTAAAGAGGTTGTGACCGCATAAGAAGTAGCCGTTGTTGGTACACCGGAAGATGTAGGAGTGGTTAGATATGAGAAACCGTCAAGATTTTGATTGTTAGTACCCACGTGGGTAACAGTCACACCAGATTGAGATATACCAGCTTGTTGATTCGAACCCTGGCTGTATTGGTATCCGTAATTAGATTCATCGACAAGGGTAGTCTTTCCAACTAGATCGACATTAACTGCTCCTGCAGTGAGAGTATGAGCGGCTCCTGGATAAACTTTGTCATCACTAACGTAATTAGCTTCACCACCTCCATAAGAACCGTGGAAAGTACTTGTGGATTGAGCACTAGTAGTTCCCGCATCATTGGTATATGCGTTATTTTGGTAAAGACCTTCACTAAATTGCACACTTGGTCTGGGATAGTCATAACCAGTTGTCTTTGTCACGTCCTGGCTATAAGACCCAGTATCGTAAGTTCCCGAATAAGTTCCTCTATCGAAGTTATTGTTAACTGTGTATTGTGCgactgtatgtttgtatggaaCGGGAGGAACCTCAGTATGCTCGTAGGGTTTAGCTCTATCTCCGATGGGATTGTGGACGTAAGCGCCTGAAAAGTCTTTGCGATAGACCCCACTTTGGAATCTCTGTCCGCTGTTAGCTGTTCCCTGGTACTTGGCTTTCACTTGATACTTTCCGGGGTCATATTTTCCAGAGTTTCCAACTGGAACGTATTTGCCGGTAGCCTTAACTTTACTGGGCAGTCTGTATTCATCAAGAATGAGAGAACCACTCGTGTATTTGTCTTCGTCCTGGTAGTTTGTGGCTTGAACTAGTCCTCTGTTGATAGCATCAGCTGCGACGACCTTGTATGAAAGTCCACTGTATTCTCCTTGACTTCCAAGAGCTGAATAGTCGTCAAAGTTGGCGTTTTCTAATTCCTGTGATGCAATGAAGTTGTTGTCAAGTGCGTCGTTTTGTGAAAGGGATCCGGTCTGTAAGCCCACGAGGTTGTCAAGAGAAGCTCCAGATAGGAGACTCTGGTGAGCCGCGATGTTCACTGAATCTGCTGTTCTTCCTTGGAAACCTGTTGCACCTGAAAAATGACAAGATAATCTGttaataaacagtttttcttattatttttgatatataACGAACTAATATGCgtacttttatttcaaaaacttgtctgattaatttattttgaatatcttATAAGTCTATCTCTTAGAATATCTTAAACTAAgcttagtttaaataaacataattgttTGACAACGAtagtaaataagtattatttatttcttgatCTACCATGTAGGTACGTAGTTAAACTTTAGAATACAATTTCACAATTTCTAAAGAAAAATGGATTTTGTGTAATTAATGTAAGTAAATCGCAGCAAAGattgactttaaattaaaaaaaaatctagacaGATACTATATCTGTGAAAATTTTCACAGTTCCTAGTTAAAAGTAATTTAGtgcataaattatttcatttaattatttacatgcaAAAACAAAGCGTAACTCAAAAGGGAGAGTTGTTATGGTCCATAAACATAGAAACCAACTATAAAAATGCCATATACACCACTATTCCTTGTTCCTAACTACAAACTTACCACTCAACACAGCATTAGAGAACCCAAAGGCCTCCGCCTCATATCTGCCCAAGTTCCTACAAGCGGGCACGAGCCAGGGCCAGTCACATTTGCGTCGCTGAGCATCGAACCCGAGACCGAAGGGACAGCGGAACTCGTAGGCCACGAGCGGGGAAGTGCCGTGGTCCAAACACGCGAAGAACCAGCGGCAGTTCTCGGGGTCCGCGTAGAAACCTGGATACAATCATTTTTGGTCATAAGATTAAT
It includes:
- the LOC123695784 gene encoding uncharacterized protein LOC123695784, giving the protein MWLWFLLGFAAVWSADAAGAGAARLACYVESARNSDFTECTHLVYAGTARGDKLDALLKDYRKHNPKLKIIVRVTNEDKDFKEILKSKYIQGLEIHDAHRTFNRTKVSELVGEARSAVSSANKGPLLLALPAHPELLAKYYDLRTLIKKADLMMVQTHALGMVKKMTYHPSRLSGLWDMMNTDSVVDLVIGLGVPPSKIVISLPATARQFTLQNETLSTPGSPTLEEQPKEIDQGELCRQLQKGRWTLERDQDLSAPYAFKNSTWISFEDSSSVDVKGKYARVRGLAGLALFAADKDLDSPCGNTLRYALNKVLNQQSRAPRAAVLRSLENEILQPIAGRALDALQVSPYRITQVVDADGVIHNIREDTRTEFSCSRQGYFVHPRSCARFYRCVKFDQYSPDYTVFEFDCPAGLEFDPRVEVCVWPGSRAGAGACAGSAEIAPVPSSRFVCPNVEGFYADPENCRWFFACLDHGTSPLVAYEFRCPFGLGFDAQRRKCDWPWLVPACRNLGRYEAEAFGFSNAVLSGATGFQGRTADSVNIAAHQSLLSGASLDNLVGLQTGSLSQNDALDNNFIASQELENANFDDYSALGSQGEYSGLSYKVVAADAINRGLVQATNYQDEDKYTSGSLILDEYRLPSKVKATGKYVPVGNSGKYDPGKYQVKAKYQGTANSGQRFQSGVYRKDFSGAYVHNPIGDRAKPYEHTEVPPVPYKHTVAQYTVNNNFDRGTYSGTYDTGSYSQDVTKTTGYDYPRPSVQFSEGLYQNNAYTNDAGTTSAQSTSTFHGSYGGGEANYVSDDKVYPGAAHTLTAGAVNVDLVGKTTLVDESNYGYQYSQGSNQQAGISQSGVTVTHVGTNNQNLDGFSYLTTPTSSGVPTTATSYAVTTSLPPTYKTTYVPEAPRTSIKQIFGYTQPAVTYVQPTVVSVTPSVTVNGYKESSYQNTGYSTFNTGTTKSASTGYDYSRPSVSFEDGISYSTPATVTVTKQRPQSFSHNQQTFHDQSSFDYSSATPVTEEPFKKIVAYTTGEPVSYEQPTAQSFSQQTIHKVESGNVYTQSADNGERYTNTAVYETSTPQSSASVETQSQFGQKTIHTVDANNVNNLQSQSGYEYTRPSVSVSQSSGYEYRQPSVQYETQRVVQYSTPSTYTYSTTAAPSVSTAKTVYENPLLKYTVKATPITFQQTYVPQVFRQHNLNRGTGYRYQSTAQPIVSVQPTASTYQVYNTQNSQGNYESGYEYSQPSVTGTVSTVAPVVVSTERPQAYSQQTIHRTNFGSGYEYKSPAQQVVAVQPDDAYQAQEYNQQSESGYEYSQPAVVFTETVSTAAPIVVSTERPQAYSQQTINRGSSRNNYQYQSTAQTTASTYQTQAYEQNGQANYESGYEYSQPSITFKETRPVSTVAPVVLSTERPQSFGQQTVHRVEQPRVELSYQKPAVTVFENPLLKYTQNIKEEVKQPIEYQTGQQSFTQNVRYNQGYSYDQPEIQRNVEVSNAPAYSDASLVSHQVFHLSQGSANSENNGNRAVFVSTTPANLVYEAHYSEYEVPKQISTFKSDYNDQRGQEYYRVSSTAAPLHEQRQTVSQASVDIPNRVESVHFSSVPNTQFKQTRYESPEIQVAYKAEEYLPPVVSTSAPVVTSTYRPRTYSTTVREYLPPSTEGYTAPEYLPPRTEKVATLEYLPPTQQSRVTYNNYNYNTGSQSEGFDYQQSYSVSSEVPVSTTAAPVTRKQNIVVETAKSQLLGFGAVGPDAGLVTTFSTARPTVSTEGTYFVRNEVSSTATPKVVEVTPAPRRSRPKYFRPVTTTTEAPVYVESTSYQAPEYLPPDEGQKQNIFNYNSESSQIKYNPYQSTENTVTVSSTPSYGRKQNIVVETAKSNLLGFGTVGPDAGLISPATYSTSAPIDVSSTAGVTSTYVPIRQELIEVTSARAPQRRTKPKVAVVTKINDFNPLLVRKLGAVCSCQSPVLVLRGRRPNVQSQIIDDYSDDDANVDIDEGYTQRTSYRSTTPGINTVTTATPVASSTFNPIIVPEDSYYQDYPEASNDNIVISQTSRGRSENYVSSTPVASTTERVTRIRPRVKSVTIAPTYKTVILNQEVAPAAESLETVNVETQTFDRYGPGGLRSRDETLQGSIDCKKAGLFRHPRQCNKFYACRWDCTKQRFTLHVFNCPVQLSFDPSLGACNWPSQGPACQHDTLLTNTL